A part of Bacillus rossius redtenbacheri isolate Brsri chromosome 1, Brsri_v3, whole genome shotgun sequence genomic DNA contains:
- the LOC134538105 gene encoding uncharacterized protein LOC134538105: MFAANHNSPANDAVHLASAPPPHAAAEATQLPAEGCRPIPAQLDLIDSKQAPRTRKQLQKLMGLLNWLRSFIPHLATITAPMTDLLSPKSKLWWTTAAEQALTAVKQRFRECHNLSRLDPDEPIFVQTDASQEGMGAVLYQEGGDGERRVAEYASAKFCPAERRYHANKQECLAVVWAQGRLRTHPWAGEPAGRRAVPSPEPFNTVALDIMGPYPRTTWGKRFLVVTTDIFTRWSEAFAVSNVRAGTIVALLDSEAFPRYGYPKTLLTDNGTQFTGRRWAADCRRCGVEHHTTPTYHPRANPTERRNQDIKVQLRLRLGDDHSKWDVHLPKLLYCLRQLVNAVTGHSPVELFHGQNLALPGELRVAEGVPKGPHPKRTSLTCHVTSRPITLPPTHHHGHHIANITTPVTSSPSYITSHTTSHTTTHHLTRRHAGSEPAHHHS, encoded by the exons atgttcgcggccAACCATAATTCGCCGGCGaacgacgccgtccacctggcgtcggcgccgcccccacaCGCTGCTGCGGAGGCCAcgcagctgcc CGCCGAGGGATGCCGGCCCATTCCTGCCCAGCTGGATCTCATCGACAGCAAACAGGCACCtcgcaccaggaagcagctccagaaactgatggggctgctcaactggttgcGGTCATTCATACCCCATTTGGCCACTATCACAGCACCCATGACCGACCTCCTATCGCCCAAGTCAAAGTTATGGTGGACGACCGCCGCCGAGCAGGCCCTGACCGCGGTCAAGCAGCGATTCAGAGAGTGCCACAACCTATCGCGCCTGGACCCAGACGaacccatcttcgtccagacggATGCCAGCCAAGAGGGCATGGGGGCGGTGCTCTACCAGGAAGGGGGAGACGGGGAGCGGCGAGTGGCCGAgtatgccagcgccaagttcTGCCCCGCAGAACGCCGCTATCATGCAAACAagcaggagtgccttgcggtggtgtgggcccAAGGGCGCCTtcg AACACATCCCTGggcgggagaaccagctggcagacgagctgtcccATCACCCGAGCCCTTCAATACTGTGGCCCTCGACATCATGGGGCCCTACCCCCGCACGACCTGGGGAAAGCGCTTCCTCGTTGTGACCACCGACATATTCACGCGATGGTCAGAGGCGTTCGCTGTGTCCAACGTACGCGCAGGGACGATAGTGGCCCTCCTGGACAGCGAGGCATTCCCCCGCTACGGGTACCCAAAGACTCTACTCACAGACAACGGTacccagttcacagggagacgttGGGCGGCAGACTGCCGACGCTGTGGAGTTGAGCATCACACTACCCCGACGTACCACCCGAGGGCGAACCCGACGGAGCGacgcaaccaggacatcaaagttCAGTTGCGCCTCCGCCTGGGGGATGATCACTCGAAATGGGACGTACACCTGCCCAAGTTGCTCTACTGCCTGCGCCAGCTAGTCAATGCCGTAACCGGCCATTCCCCCGTGGAACTGTTCCACGgtcagaacctcgccctaccgGGCGAGCTGCGGGTCGCCGAG GGAGTGCCCAAGGGCCCCCACCCCAAGCGCACCAGCCTCACATGCCATGTCACCAGTCGGCCAATCACCCTACCACCAACCCACCACCATGGACACCACATCGCCAACATCACCACTCCCGTCACCAGCTCCCCATCCTACATcaccagccacaccaccagccacaccaccacccaccacctcaCCCGCCGACACGCAGGAAGTGAGCCGGCCCACCATCATAGCTGA